In Chroicocephalus ridibundus chromosome 4, bChrRid1.1, whole genome shotgun sequence, one genomic interval encodes:
- the LOC134514583 gene encoding C-C motif chemokine 5-like encodes MLAARTLLVLVVLLTLSSRCNAGPHTPTECCFNYIKSPLRQSVLKGFYITPKECFSTAVVFETRNGTKVCANPAMNWVGKAVERLQKKKELRAP; translated from the exons ATGCTTGCTGCAAGGACACTCCTGGTGCTCGTGGTGCTCCTCACCCTCTCCTCACGCTGCAATGCAG gccctCACACACCGACCGAGTGCTGCTTCAATTACATAAAGTCCCCTCTCCGGCAGTCTGTCCTGAAGGGCTTCTACATTACTCCCAAGGAGTGCTTTTCCACAGCAGTTGT GTTTGAGACCAGAAACGGGACAAAGGTCTGCGCGAACCCAGCGATGAATTGGGTGGGGAAAGCGGTTGAGaggcttcagaaaaagaaagaacttcGTGCCCCGTGA